The following coding sequences lie in one Candidatus Palauibacter soopunensis genomic window:
- a CDS encoding CehA/McbA family metallohydrolase: protein MTPTPRTLRLFGFLLIAGGGFAALPLAGQDDLERYPGPFPGGYPAMSGIGGSGKMYMESYFPPPVTASPTYPAFSPDGASIAFAYQGRIWAVPAEGGVARQLTSGAGYHSQPSWSSDGRHIAYAADIGLNLDIFLLDLESGDSRRLTEDPAIDMRPRFSGDGSRILFTTGRDGTFDLWVYDLEAEAMESVIAHPGANDMAGDWIGDTGDIVFVSKRGEAALGSGSLWRWSADTGEAELLIRIETNYQASPVVAPHGGSVAYVTDASGNNDIYQVPTYRASAAQDRSSPGIQQVRLTHTRTDEYFPSWSPDGERLVYARNGGLHGEDRTTDGGMGFGLYTTGRGGGEPVPVHIEDYAWSEPTGRVQVRVSDANGRRVPSRIYLEASDGRSYFPDGSFPRVLSGPEDYYFHTDGSFSVTLPVGTAELEVWRGFEYEPVAQTVQVRAGEWTNVDVRLERWIDMAADGWYSGDNHIHPNYGGHYFVTPLDLGNKALAEDLNVANGMIANYWANSRVEDLEHFLGHPHPHPDPRTIVYYNEEYRPNFFAHMSLLNLVELITPFYIGYEGTAFRELYPDNAAVLRRVHEQGGIGGYVHPFGLSHRGAADPVPSGARELPVDAILGLADFVDVSCIWSDELGTAAIWYRLLNTGSRIPATAGTDAMTDMWRHPAVGTTRSYVYTGEEDLDYDEWADAMAAGHAFVTSGPILTLDVDGMGMGEELAVSRGESVRVAVTARSLFEMERLDIVRNGEIIHTVEASGDGRTLEAEIDVAMDGSGWIAARVLGPAQHGAMDSYLFAHTNPVFVIADGEPIRSGEDAAFFVRWIERTLDDIHSMDRWDDPAHKAEVIATFEEGLRLYQDQANDGR, encoded by the coding sequence ATGACGCCGACGCCGCGCACCCTTCGACTGTTCGGATTCCTTCTGATCGCCGGCGGCGGGTTCGCTGCCCTGCCGCTCGCGGGGCAGGACGACCTGGAGCGGTATCCGGGGCCGTTCCCGGGCGGGTATCCGGCGATGAGCGGGATCGGGGGGTCGGGGAAGATGTACATGGAGAGCTACTTCCCGCCCCCGGTCACGGCGTCGCCCACCTATCCCGCGTTCTCGCCCGATGGCGCGTCGATCGCCTTCGCCTACCAGGGGCGGATCTGGGCGGTCCCGGCCGAAGGGGGCGTGGCGCGGCAGCTCACCTCCGGGGCCGGCTACCACTCGCAGCCGAGTTGGTCTTCCGACGGTCGTCATATCGCCTACGCCGCGGACATCGGTCTCAACCTCGACATCTTCCTGCTCGACCTCGAGAGCGGGGACTCCCGCCGGCTGACGGAAGATCCGGCGATCGACATGCGGCCGCGGTTCTCCGGCGACGGCTCCAGGATCCTGTTCACGACCGGACGGGATGGGACGTTCGACCTCTGGGTCTACGACCTCGAGGCGGAAGCCATGGAATCGGTCATCGCCCACCCGGGGGCGAACGACATGGCCGGGGACTGGATCGGCGACACGGGCGACATCGTCTTCGTCTCCAAGCGCGGCGAGGCGGCGCTCGGCTCGGGCTCGCTGTGGCGCTGGAGCGCGGACACCGGCGAGGCCGAACTCCTCATCCGCATCGAGACGAACTACCAGGCCTCGCCGGTCGTGGCCCCACACGGAGGCTCGGTGGCCTACGTCACCGATGCCTCGGGGAACAACGACATCTACCAGGTCCCGACCTACCGGGCGTCCGCGGCGCAGGACCGCTCCAGTCCGGGGATCCAGCAGGTCCGGCTCACGCACACCCGCACGGACGAGTACTTCCCCTCCTGGTCCCCCGACGGGGAGCGCCTGGTCTACGCGAGGAACGGGGGTCTCCACGGCGAGGACCGGACGACGGACGGCGGGATGGGGTTCGGGCTCTACACGACGGGGCGCGGGGGCGGCGAGCCGGTCCCGGTGCACATCGAGGACTACGCGTGGTCCGAACCGACGGGCCGGGTGCAGGTCCGCGTCAGCGACGCGAACGGGCGGCGGGTCCCCTCCCGCATCTACCTGGAGGCGTCGGACGGGCGGAGCTACTTCCCCGACGGCAGCTTTCCCCGCGTCCTGAGCGGGCCCGAGGACTACTACTTCCACACGGACGGGAGCTTCTCCGTCACCCTTCCGGTCGGGACGGCCGAACTGGAGGTGTGGCGGGGCTTCGAATACGAGCCCGTCGCGCAGACCGTCCAGGTGCGCGCCGGCGAATGGACCAATGTGGACGTCCGGCTGGAGCGCTGGATCGACATGGCCGCGGACGGCTGGTATTCCGGCGACAATCACATTCACCCGAACTATGGCGGCCACTATTTTGTCACGCCGCTCGACCTCGGGAACAAGGCGCTGGCGGAAGACCTCAATGTGGCGAACGGGATGATCGCCAACTATTGGGCGAACAGTCGCGTGGAGGACCTGGAACACTTCCTCGGCCACCCGCATCCGCACCCTGACCCGCGCACGATCGTCTACTACAACGAGGAGTACCGGCCGAACTTCTTCGCCCACATGTCACTGCTGAACCTCGTGGAACTCATCACACCGTTCTACATCGGCTATGAGGGGACGGCCTTCCGTGAGCTCTATCCCGACAACGCGGCGGTGCTCAGGCGCGTGCACGAGCAGGGCGGGATCGGCGGCTACGTGCACCCGTTCGGGCTCAGCCACCGCGGGGCAGCGGATCCGGTGCCGAGCGGGGCGCGGGAGCTGCCGGTCGACGCGATCCTGGGGCTGGCCGACTTCGTGGACGTCTCCTGCATCTGGAGCGACGAACTGGGGACGGCCGCGATCTGGTACCGCCTGCTCAACACCGGCTCGCGGATCCCGGCCACGGCGGGGACGGACGCGATGACCGACATGTGGCGGCATCCGGCCGTGGGAACGACGCGCTCGTACGTCTACACCGGCGAAGAGGACCTCGACTACGACGAATGGGCGGACGCGATGGCCGCGGGCCACGCCTTCGTGACGAGCGGACCCATCCTCACGCTCGACGTGGACGGCATGGGGATGGGCGAGGAACTCGCGGTATCGCGCGGCGAGAGCGTGAGGGTCGCGGTCACCGCGCGCTCGCTGTTCGAGATGGAGCGGCTCGACATCGTCCGGAACGGCGAGATCATCCACACCGTAGAGGCGAGCGGCGACGGCCGCACACTCGAGGCGGAAATCGACGTCGCCATGGACGGGAGCGGCTGGATCGCCGCGCGGGTCCTCGGGCCGGCGCAGCACGGCGCCATGGACAGCTACCTGTTCGCACACACGAACCCCGTGTTCGTCATCGCCGATGGCGAACCGATCCGGTCGGGGGAGGACGCGGCGTTCTTCGTGCGCTGGATCGAGCGTACGCTCGACGACATCCACTCCATGGATCGCTGGGACGACCCGGCCCACAAGGCCGAAGTCATCGCAACGTTCGAGGAAGGCCTCCGCTTGTACCAGGACCAGGCGAACGATGGTCGCTGA
- a CDS encoding PH domain-containing protein, giving the protein MNSPNPGDWQRSSPFALLFFAGNVVRILARAMMGALIPLIAIIPLVRDDPGALGILLLVLGAVLLLPFVVGAVQWACFRFRIAGDRLLIRRGVLKKTALDLPYERVQGINVRRSPVDRLFGLVTVTLDTSGSVQAEGKLPSIKTEVAHRLQRSVTALRPVLGGPAAGEGDSAAAGASGSAAPAEARSGVEPDPALLRLGPADMVRIGLASRNFIFVAALIGVLTDLLQPGDSLDPVLEAVEAGVDSAASAFTSLGALAQVGLAAAVIACIAGVALLLTVTAAFLRHHNFTLRHDGGRFRSYAGLLTQREVVVEAPKIQQLTVSQGLVLRWLRRYRLYALPAAAVSPDAGRVAAIEVPDVLEVPLLGDRLAEELRTLMFEREATAVPVLPGSLGLKRVSPHYIRALALRYALVLAAVFGTLLLLAGTGVFARTSTILFWWAASIPAAALAAWQRWRRQGYAYDRDGLASRSGFLGSEVKAFPLRKVQSATVRQSPLQRRKGLATLRVQLACGRITVPYIDRRVARALRDYILYRVESSRRRWH; this is encoded by the coding sequence GTGAATTCGCCGAACCCCGGCGATTGGCAGCGCTCCTCCCCCTTCGCCCTTCTCTTCTTCGCCGGAAACGTCGTCAGGATCCTGGCACGAGCGATGATGGGCGCCCTGATCCCGCTGATCGCGATCATACCCCTGGTGCGGGACGATCCCGGCGCTCTCGGGATTCTGCTCCTCGTGCTCGGGGCGGTTCTCCTGCTGCCCTTCGTCGTGGGCGCGGTTCAGTGGGCTTGTTTCAGATTCCGGATCGCCGGTGACCGACTCCTCATCCGCAGAGGCGTCCTCAAGAAGACCGCGCTGGACCTCCCCTACGAGCGCGTGCAGGGCATCAACGTCAGGCGGTCCCCGGTCGACCGCCTGTTCGGGCTGGTCACAGTCACTCTCGATACGTCGGGCTCGGTCCAGGCCGAGGGCAAACTGCCGTCGATCAAGACGGAGGTGGCCCACCGGCTGCAGCGCAGCGTGACGGCGCTTCGACCCGTCCTCGGAGGCCCCGCCGCGGGCGAGGGGGACTCGGCGGCCGCGGGCGCCAGCGGGTCGGCCGCTCCGGCGGAAGCGCGGTCCGGCGTCGAACCGGACCCCGCCCTTCTCCGGCTCGGCCCGGCCGACATGGTGCGCATCGGACTCGCCAGCCGGAACTTCATCTTCGTGGCGGCGTTGATCGGCGTGCTGACCGATCTGCTGCAACCGGGCGATTCTCTGGATCCTGTCCTGGAGGCGGTCGAGGCCGGCGTCGACAGTGCCGCGAGCGCGTTCACCAGTCTCGGGGCGCTCGCCCAGGTGGGGCTCGCGGCCGCCGTGATCGCCTGCATCGCGGGCGTGGCGCTCCTCCTCACGGTGACCGCCGCGTTTCTGCGGCACCACAACTTCACGCTCCGCCACGACGGCGGCAGGTTCCGTTCGTACGCGGGCCTCCTGACGCAACGCGAGGTCGTGGTCGAGGCGCCGAAGATCCAGCAATTGACCGTGAGCCAGGGCTTGGTGCTGCGGTGGCTGCGACGGTACCGGCTATACGCCCTCCCGGCCGCGGCCGTCTCCCCGGACGCGGGCCGGGTCGCCGCCATCGAAGTGCCGGATGTGCTCGAGGTGCCGCTCCTGGGTGACCGGCTCGCCGAGGAGTTACGGACGCTGATGTTCGAGCGGGAAGCGACGGCGGTTCCCGTTCTGCCCGGAAGCCTGGGTCTCAAACGGGTGTCGCCCCACTACATTCGCGCGCTCGCCCTGCGTTACGCGCTCGTCCTGGCCGCCGTCTTCGGAACCCTCCTGCTGCTGGCGGGGACCGGAGTGTTCGCCCGCACCTCCACGATTCTCTTCTGGTGGGCCGCATCCATCCCGGCCGCTGCGCTCGCCGCCTGGCAGCGGTGGCGCCGACAAGGATACGCGTACGACCGCGACGGACTGGCGAGCCGCAGCGGATTCCTGGGAAGCGAGGTGAAGGCGTTCCCCCTCAGGAAGGTGCAGTCCGCGACCGTCCGGCAGTCCCCACTGCAGCGCCGGAAGGGACTGGCTACGCTGCGGGTACAACTGGCGTGTGGGAGGATCACGGTCCCGTACATCGACCGCCGTGTGGCTCGTGCGCTGCGGGACTACATCCTGTACCGGGTGGAGTCCTCACGCCGACGCTGGCATTGA
- a CDS encoding PH domain-containing protein, with product MSATPALEVPGDFVNPHVPLDALPGAEAVDWVPLHSRFARRLQVGAAIRSTVYVVAAGAFQMAVSPRNRAAIAESVPWLPTLLWTALGAFCVCSIVWPLIAVPRRGYVVREKDLLYKSGVLWRSVKAFPFNRVQHTKLHSNPLDRRFGLASLSVFPAGGGLGNHVRGLGRETAERLRVYVSERIESGTPAADSAEHFESAGDAGR from the coding sequence ATGTCGGCGACCCCGGCACTCGAAGTACCCGGTGACTTCGTCAACCCTCACGTACCGCTCGACGCCCTGCCCGGCGCGGAAGCCGTCGATTGGGTCCCACTTCACTCCCGTTTCGCAAGGCGTCTCCAGGTCGGGGCGGCCATCCGGTCCACCGTCTACGTCGTGGCCGCCGGGGCGTTCCAGATGGCGGTATCCCCTCGCAACCGGGCCGCTATCGCCGAGTCCGTGCCGTGGCTGCCGACCCTCCTGTGGACGGCCTTGGGGGCCTTCTGCGTGTGCTCCATCGTATGGCCGCTGATCGCCGTCCCGCGTCGGGGGTATGTCGTCCGCGAGAAGGACCTCCTGTACAAGTCCGGCGTCCTGTGGCGCTCCGTGAAGGCGTTCCCCTTCAACCGCGTGCAGCACACCAAGCTCCACAGCAATCCGCTGGACCGCCGGTTCGGCCTGGCCAGCCTGTCGGTCTTTCCGGCGGGAGGCGGCCTCGGCAACCACGTCCGCGGCTTGGGACGGGAGACGGCCGAGCGGCTGCGCGTGTACGTCTCGGAACGAATCGAATCCGGGACGCCCGCTGCGGATTCCGCCGAACACTTCGAATCCGCGGGGGACGCCGGCCGGTGA